AAATTCGTGGCGAGATTGCCGAAACCAAGGCTGACATCATCAAATGGGTGGCAGGCATCATGCTGGCGCAAACCGGTCTGCTTTTTACTTTACTCAAGTTGTTTCCGCATTGATCAATCGAGAAAATCCCAGGCGACGCCCGAAAAAATTGC
This window of the Magnetococcales bacterium genome carries:
- a CDS encoding DUF1640 domain-containing protein is translated as IRGEIAETKADIIKWVAGIMLAQTGLLFTLLKLFPH